Below is a window of Danio rerio strain Tuebingen ecotype United States chromosome 11, GRCz12tu, whole genome shotgun sequence DNA.
GCACTACCGACGTCACGACaggacaataaatacataaaaatgaattgaaaaaagaaaaaaattttctCTTAAAGACATAAGCTCACTAGCTAGattattgtttttatcttttatgaACGTTTTCAAAAAGTCATTCCCCATACAGTCAATTATATTTTTTCCTGGCCAAAAAGTATTTGAAATGTAAATTGTATTTGTGCTGTTCGATAAAATACATTTCGGAAGTCTTTGAACATATATATGATGTATGTTTAAGTAGACTATGTTGATTGGTTGATGTGGAAATAATGATTTTCTTAATGTTACATGAATGTATCTTTTAGGATTGAAATATATGGaggataaaatatattttaaatgttaaaaatggtcTATGCATTTGTAGAAAATGCATTTTTCAATTTGTTGTTAAATTTATTGAGCAAATATACTTTTTggccattttttattttgaaatattcatgaaaatataaatgtttactaTATGAGACAGAAGCCTACAACATCTCAGCAGACAATAATCTGGAGGACcgccaaattattattattattattttcttttttttcttttttgcagcaCAAATTCACACTactcaaacatgttttaatattttatggtgaacaaatattgacaaaaaaagtgccctgTGTTTGTCAACGGCATAAACCCCTACAGCAGAATAGAAGATACAGGATTTCTACATCTCTGAAGGGAGCTGCTGAtcataactttatttataaagctTTAATATAAACTTTATGTAAGCAACACTATTCACATTTTGACACCAGCAGACAAGCTAATCTAGTGCAAATCACAACATCGAATTATTAATTAAACCACAATTAAAAACATGTGAGAGGATTAATTGTCAACTGCTTTTGCAAAGTAGGTGAAtattaaacaaacacatattACCAGATCGCCTCTATCAGAATAAAAGGAGAGAAagcatgaaaataaaaaaggtgaAAGAAATGACGAGGACAGTATTTGagttttacaatgtttatttacaaTTCAACAACAATCAAAAACATCCCTTCACCCGTTTATATGACGAACTCCACCACACCACACCCCacatcctcctcttcctccttcttcAATTTCTCTACATCCTTCTTGACATTCTCCTCCTCATTTATCATGTCCCATTtcgttattttacttttcttcCCTCCTGTCTCTTCTTCTTTGACTTCTCTTTCTCAATCCTTTTCTCCTTCTTTGACTTCTCTTTCTCAATCCTTTTCTCCTTCTTTTCCTTCGTCATCTCTTTCTTTCCATATCTCTGCCTCCTCCATCTCTTGTTCTTCCACTTTTCTTCCTGAATTCTCCTTTTCTCCATCTCACTCATCTCCTCTTCTTCCTCAATTCTattgtcctcctcctcctcctcggtGTTCACCACCGCCATCTTCTTCTCCACCATCTCAGTTGTATCcatttcctcctcctccttctcatTCAAGGTAGTTTTCTTCTCCTCCTCTACCATTGCCTCCTCTTTCTTTTTGTTCCTTCCTCTCCTCCCTCGTCTAGtcttccttttctttttctccaCCATTTTCACCTCCTCCTCTTTCTCAActttctcctcttcctcctgcaTGATCTCCTCTTGATcatctgttaaaagagaaatgattgcaGTTTACACATTCAGAGAGTGTTAAACACCAGGTGAgggaaaataatacaatttattaataacattacaGACAAATATTTGTATAGACATAAATATGATGATTTACCAGTGGTTTGGTCTGCTGGAATGGAGGGTGATTTTGACTCTGAATTtttctcctcctccacctccaccACCATTATGTTCTCATTTTCcttcttttcctcctcctccacATCTGTCAGGGAGACGTTAAACTCCAGGTAAGACCaggtaataaaaatacaatttatttaaagcattaaagTCTATTATTTAGCATCATAACCTGTATCTGTTGAATCACCCAGAGTGAAGCAGAACAACGCTTTAAAAAAGGAGCCGATCCGGcaccttttcttctttctctcctctttcttcctctttttctccTCTTTCTCCTTCCTTTTCTCCTCCTTCTGCCTCTTTTTCTCCTCCATCTCTAAATCAACTGAAGTTTACAGAAAGTCAATTTTTGTAGTTatactttttttcttaaaacaagttgtgtttctcttttaGTGTGTCACAGTGatgatcaatctacaggttatttagtgcagtaacacatccttaagtttgtattgtctgagtattttagtttaaaagtaaatccGGTTTAAATGGCAAGTGGGGATGAAAGTAACACTGTTATTAATGTCCCACTGCTAATAACTTGTTTTTCACTTCCATCCATTTGATCAAATAAAGGTATACTGCCAATAATGATTAAACATATTCTAAATAAGCACATTTCATATTGTTGGGTtacttttgaaacatttgatggaaCCCAATTGCAAAATGAACATgcaatttaatatgttttttgcaAAGATAAAGAACAAAATATGCTGCAGTTAACATATTCCCAATGTcagatattattaaaataaacaagattaagctATTAAATCTAGCATAGAGGAGCGTGAGGCACAAAGTAATGTGGGGCAAAAtgtaacagagttttaaggtattttcTCAGGGTTatttaaccatggcatgctttcAAGGTTTTCACCACAATGTCGGCAGACGCCTTGTTGTCAATAAATAGTTTTGCCGAAAATTGTGATGAGAAACAGCAAAAtctatttttgcagcataaaatatatatttttttatagtcaatattttttatattttaaaaaagtaagtaaaatcTTTTATTGCTGTGATCACTGTTTTTTTAGGTTAAAAGATTAAACCATTTTGAAAGGTGTAAAAaaacagtgactgctagccagtttagAGGAAAACACGACACAGATgagttagttgtaacagggtgttacaaataggccacacactgttggacaacaattaaacaaacaacataatGGCTGagttttgagtgtaatgttgagaacttctcaaataataaatattttcatagaaaatatttttaatagatttttttttactgccaACAATGAAAAAAaggcattgtataataataataataatgcaaataaatacaaatgtgtttatccaatagattaatacataaataaacacactgtGTTAGATTTAGTTCTACACAATTTAAAGTAACcttgatttaaattaattgtgtgaaatctgcctttttaaCCATGTACAACTAACCCATGTGTTACAACTTGCCAAACAGGTGGGGTAaacagtaacatttttactctACTATTTTTACTATATTGTTTAGTCCCTGCTCTCcacacactatttactcaccctcaagtgtttccttCATGGGGTTCTTTCGTCTGAAGAATAAACAAGACATTTTGATATAACAATTGCTATCCGTTGTGAAATATCGACCAACCGCCACTTCtacaaaccaacaaaaaaattatCTGAGCTGCACAGCTTAAAGTATTCCATTGGAACGCGTTCTAAATGACGATCATCTACTGTAACTATGGTAACAAGACACCGCAAACGCCACAAAATTGAGTGCAAATATTGTTACATGTACGAAGCCATATTaacagaataaaagcaggtttaagtGTTATAAAGCACGTTAATTATAATTTGACAATTTGATAACTTGAGCCTGTCCCTCGGCCCTGGAGTGCCACTGTCCTGCAGATTTCCGCTTCAATTTGTCTGACGTGGAAATATGAATAAGATCTGAATTAGTGTTTAATTGGATCGGCCATGGccacccctgtgtaaactctggcCAATATGACTTTGCTgttgatatctttttttttaaatgtacttgtgTAAATtcgcaatatttcaataaataaataaaacaaataaataaataaatgcagccactaaaatattgtggattgattggtgccactgacgtagctgattTGCTGCCCCTCCCCGATCctcgttgacagcacgcacacaccttcaatagataACAAAGGCAATTTATTACATCAGGGTACATTAATAGAAGAatctgtattaataataatattgtggctcaaaaaggaataaggataaatgttattattagggtctgtagtgagtgtgtgtgtgtgtgtaataatgtcttttgttcagtttattaatttatttttattattaattcattattcttcattaattttagacatggcatatagcctatactgtatgctgtacaatGAAAGTATGTGGGAAATAACTGAAAAGATGATTATAcatataaagtgtttttaaacaaaatattgatgtttatttggttttgctgaattatttcatttGGAATATTTTAGGagtgattaattaaattaattaaaaccacattatttcatttaccaataacaaaaatattttaaattgtaaatatttaaattgttttttgtgtgtgccaccccaagatgtGGTGTGGCCTCTTCTGACCACCCCTAAAAAGAAATTCTGGGTGCACCACTGCATCCAGGACCAGGTTTGACATCCCAGACCGTAGCCTgataaaatgtcaactttttcaAGCCACACGTGGTTCCTCTGATGGCGGGGAATATaaggttaaagttcattttcacaaaaataccacagtatagccaattatgtgttgtgtttttttcctGTAACTGTTAAGATTTTTGATACAATTACCTGGTGCAATGCGGTACTCGtcggggtttgggaacaaatgaatcgctaacCAAGTCATCTGGGAATTGTTGGGAtcattaggtaaaaataaatgtgtattgggctgcactgtggcgcagtggatagcacgttcgcctcaaagcaaaaaagtcgctggttcaagcctcggctgggtcagttggcttttctgtgtgaagtttctgtatgttctccttgtgttcgtgtgtgtttcctccgggtgctctagttacccccacaagtccaaagccctgcgttatagatgaattggggtaagctaaattgtccatagtgtatgtgtgtgaatgagtgtgtatgaatgtttccagtAATGgaatgcagctggaagagcatccgctgcgtaaaacatatgctggataagtttgcggttcattccgctatggcgactccagattaataaagggactaagccgaaaagaaaatgaatgataattatattttaagacaataaaagtgtttttgaccttgcatgcatatcagcctgttgttggagacccctataACCAAAATATgtccttttataatgcaaaataggggctctttaatgcagtatttcttgtccggtctgagaccccctcttatatctatcaggcagtgaagatcgctgcattttaaagaaatcagaactTAAACGTGATGATTTTATAACAGAAAGACAGTTCAGCGGATGCACCGAGGCTGGCTAGATGAAATTTAAacatgtgcatataccccattggatttgtttttatttcaaatagcttatataatataatgtattacaatcagaatacttaaaattaaagtttttcCAGAACTGAAAAATCCTGATtcctgtcaccatttactcaacctccacttgtttcaaacttaCATGTTTCCCTCTTCTACgccaacacaaatgaagatattttgagaaagaTAGTTGGGAACTGTTAGTCACTATTGTCTTTAATAGTAATTTCCCCCAATTCTGGAACTCACTATTAACTTACTGGcttccaacaattttcaaaatgtcttcatttgtgttcagcaggAATGCTAAACTTATGAAGACTTGGAACAACTTTAAGGTGATTACGTTATAGGGTGAACTTTCACCAATAATGGCAAGATTTGCCGTGttgttacactcaaaaaaatatacttttttttttacttgttcgaactatttatttaaaattagctgaaacaacacaattcttgagatttcattggaacAACTTAACTTAATCgatatgtgttgggacaacatgaatgaattgtgtggaaccctgcatttgttacagtatatatatatatatatatatatatatatatatatatatatatatatatatatatatatatatatatatatagttgaagtcagaataattagcctccctgtttaatttttcccccaatttctgtttaccagagagcagatttttttcaacacatttctaaacataatagttttatagtttatagttttatGAAACTGAATTCACAAACTgacactttttattcattttaacattTGACTTGCCTTTGCTATGCTTTTAGCTAGAAGATTAATATTGCTGAAATGGAAGGAAAACTTCCTTTAAGCAATGGCTTATAGGAATATGATACTGTAAGAGCTCGTACTGATTTGTTTTTACTCAACCTGTTTTAGATCACATAAAAAAGATGGACCCCTCAGTCATTTTAGAAGAGTAGAACCTttccttgttttttattttattttattatttttattttttcttccctCATATATGAGAGTAACATATGTTTTACTTTATTGCTTtactatttaattgtattttatcttaatatcacttatatatttttatagaaccTAAATGTATATGTCTGTGatgggttttgtttgtttgttgtgtataaaaaagaaaaagtgaaaagcTATTTGTACTGTGTGTTTCATATCTAATATGTTCAACAAAATtacttttgaataaataaaaaaaacatttgactttAATCACAACATTAATAGGTGTTTTTTTAAATTGGAAGCAGACGTTGTGTGCAAGCTGACTAAAATGTGTTGTGGTTAAAAATAAGGGGTCACAGGTTTGTTCAGAACAATTTAAGCAGCACAAATAATAAGATGCAACTAATATACTAATTGTGGAAAGCTACACATCTTTTTTTTATCATTGACATAAAAAAACACCAAAGTATTTCAAGGTCTTACACATTTTCACACTGCCAGACCCATGCACTGGTAAATAAtagaaagatttttttaaaggttttttttttgtttttaactttagctgatgtgtaatgtagctgtgtgaacataaacagcaccTCTGAATGGAATACActgaaagttcaatgcaaagagaaatgttatctgactgacatctagcagctaaaagtGTCTGGAAGTATATTTACAGGCTTTTcttctcataaaccgcgcagacgtgaatgcatctgactgttctgattggctaaagtacaCGTCAGCACGCGCTCTTTCCTGCAATCTTCCCTCTAcgttcacacagcacagcattccggcaaattactgtTAATATTACAACTTCTATTTCCGTAATTTTCTGgaagggtctgtatgtgtgaaaggggctattggaTTTTACAGACTTAGCTTGGCAAAGCCTACAGCGagtgaagtttggggactacaaaaaatacattcggGTTAATGAAAACCCTTCAGGTTTTGCCCATACACCCTGCGCAGTgaaggggcatggccagaggcgctgtaatgttataacaaAAGTGCTTCCTTGTGATTTGGAGCTGATCTgccaatcacagcacattatgttcgctgaccaatcagagcctcttaaggGCGGGTCTTCAGAGGAAGTGGGAAATacgacagtcgttttcatgttagctgagtagctgtacatAATCAAAGTAGAAAACgggattttctacaaatgaagcatgagcacaaaTGGCTTTGCATCTtacaaacacaaccaagccttaaaagtacaatgtggaccacccctttaaatgaaTCTTGGTATTAAAATCGATATTAGTTGCCACTTGGTTTAAAGCCAATTATACAAAAGAGACtgaaaacaaataaagataaCAACAACATGACATAAAGACTGTCATCCTACATCCAATGTTATATCACACTATTTCATGAActagctaaataaaacaaattcattttaaaatgaccgGTACTTGACTACTAAATGTTTTTGTTCAACacataatttattaaaactatttaaggggcgtcacagtggcacagtgggtagcacaatcgactcacagcaagaaggttgctggttcaagtcccggctgcaacagttggcatttttgcatggagtttgcatgttctccccatgttcgtgtgggttttctccgggtgctccggtttgccccacagtccaaagacatgcgctataggtgaataataaagggactaattaataaagggactaagggtaTTCTTCTGTCTTATGTAAAAGTAAGTGTATAGTCTTAGACACATATACAGTTAAGTATTAAGTACATGCATAGTTAAGTATATTTATAGCATATGCATAGCTATTTACTGGTCTGCTATATTAGTTACGTAcaggtttaaaatagctcttactTCCAGTGTTATGTTCAAAAGTTTGATGATgtgatgtttatttatgtagcaccgtgATCCTGCGAGACAAGACATTATGTTCCACTGTGTGTCCACACCTTACAGTAAAGCCTCCACTTGACTTGAACTTCAAATGAGTAGTTTAAAAAGGCACAACGttactaattaataaagggactaagccacagTAAAATGAAtagtgcattaaaataaaaatagtattttaaaatataagtttatttcaactgtttacttatttatttgtaatttaaatcTATTATGTGAGAATaccatttcattttttgtgaagtCAATGAGCTCATGGGATGTTCCCTAAATCCAAATATAAATACGGATCCGTCACAAAGTAAACATTGTGTCGGTGTGGTTTGTACTGCGGCACAAGAAAAGGAGGATCTTGAAACTCTGTGAGGAATTACCCTTCAGCGTCAAATATTTAGACATATATTAAGCAATTATACCAAGAAAAGATTGCTGCAAAAAGCAACTCTTGCCTCAGAAGGAAAGATGTCCATTAGCAAGTGTGGCTTTCATTTAAGCATTCAATCACCACAcaggaatataatataatataatataatataatataatataatataatataatataatataatataatataatataatataatataatataatacatttcccagagatgggttgcgctgcgaaaaaacttgctggataagttggtggttcattccactgtggcgacccggaataaattaaagggactaagccgacaagaaattgaatgaatgaatgatacagtacatataatataatataatataatataatataataaacataacatgaaataatatattaattataatatagtataataatataatataaaatataattaatataatataattattataatataataaatatagtataatataagattataaatataataaatatcatatattattatataatgaatataaaataatatatatataattatataatataatgtaaccccagcataaatgagtacatccaatctgtatattatatttattaacccAAAAGTTTTATTGATTAACATTAGAGTGATCatataataagaaaattaatttatttaaatttcattcttacaatcactccatatctctatAAAACATTGCGCATTTCTGTAGTGTGCTTCACAAacgtgagtgggcttgacaaaccacctgtagaaaccagctctctctctctatatacacCAGACACTTTAcctaaactccatcttacaaggagTCAACTATGATTACTTGTGAATGCACCACAAATCTTTGCACTATTTGTCTTCAACCTTAAAATACCTGTTTTGCACTATATCTTGGACAATTTTCTTCTGTCTTATGTAAAAGTAAGTGTATAGTCTTAGACACATATAAAGTTAAGTATTAAGTACATGCATAGTTAAGTATATTTATAGTATATGCATAGTTATTTACTGGTCTGCTATATTAGTTACGTAcaggtttaaaatagctcttactTCCAGTGTTATGTTCATAATTATAATGATGTGATGTTTATTTATGTGGCACCGTGATCCTGCGAGACAAGACATTATGTTCCACTGTATGTCCACACCTCACAGTAAAGCCTCAACTTGACTTGAACTTCAAATGAGAAGTTTAAAAAGGCGCAACgtacaaaaaaaagtaaagtaacatTTCATAAATAGCAACAAAAAAGTAAAGTTTTTAGATAAACTTTATGGTGTCTTGAGAAAGGCCAGTCTGAACGATTGAAGtagtttaaacattaaataattgaaGTAGCTTTTAAAAAGTTAAGATGCAGTTGGCGTAGATAGATAACTACATATAGGTCTGGTAGTGTGGATTGGCATGCTTCTTGccaggtagttgctagg
It encodes the following:
- the LOC137496652 gene encoding uncharacterized protein isoform X1; the protein is MSCLFFRRKNPMKETLEVDLEMEEKKRQKEEKRKEKEEKKRKKEERKKKRCRIGSFFKALFCFTLGDSTDTDVEEEEKKENENIMVVEVEEEKNSESKSPSIPADQTTDDQEEIMQEEEEKVEKEEEVKMVEKKKRKTRRGRRGRNKKKEEAMVEEEKKTTLNEKEEEEMDTTEMVEKKMAVVNTEEEEEDNRIEEEEEMSEMEKRRIQEEKWKNKRWRRQRYGKKEMTKEKKEKRIEKEKSKKEKRIEKEKSKKKRQEGRKVK
- the LOC137496652 gene encoding uncharacterized protein isoform X2; the protein is MSCLFFRRKNPMKETLEDVEEEEKKENENIMVVEVEEEKNSESKSPSIPADQTTDDQEEIMQEEEEKVEKEEEVKMVEKKKRKTRRGRRGRNKKKEEAMVEEEKKTTLNEKEEEEMDTTEMVEKKMAVVNTEEEEEDNRIEEEEEMSEMEKRRIQEEKWKNKRWRRQRYGKKEMTKEKKEKRIEKEKSKKEKRIEKEKSKKKRQEGRKVK
- the LOC137496652 gene encoding uncharacterized protein isoform X3 — encoded protein: MSCLFFRRKNPMKETLEDDQEEIMQEEEEKVEKEEEVKMVEKKKRKTRRGRRGRNKKKEEAMVEEEKKTTLNEKEEEEMDTTEMVEKKMAVVNTEEEEEDNRIEEEEEMSEMEKRRIQEEKWKNKRWRRQRYGKKEMTKEKKEKRIEKEKSKKEKRIEKEKSKKKRQEGRKVK